The Candidatus Jidaibacter acanthamoeba genome has a window encoding:
- the yidC gene encoding membrane protein insertase YidC encodes MSDQQRLTIAVILSVLIVFTWQYFFAPPPPPPSAFEQKSGTAEIIPDLEEANLSQEEIVKEGFKNNTRVLINNQAVKGSINLVGARIDDLTLLQYKVHPDANDANVVLFSPSKTREVYFAEFGWISNEENLELPNKETLWKANKASLKQNDNISLSWTNSQNIEFIITISLDENFMFDIKQEIKNQSDKPIKIQPYSLISRSHIESKDKNMIIHEGAIGVFNNSLKEISFEDLSSEKKLKYENNINWLGFSDKYWLAAIIPQQDQVRRGSFIAFKDGDLERFQADIIQNTLEVKSNSSAVQNVKLFAGAKKLDLLDKYQAQYNITLFDRAVDFGILYFITKPIFILLSYFYKMIGNFGLAILLLTVVIKLMLFPLAYKGFRGMNKLKDLQPQMQALKQKHQDDTMMFQKSIMELYKKEKVNPLAGCLPIVLQMPIFFALYKVLYVTIEMRHAHFFGWIKDLSGADTTNIFNLFGLIPWDPPAFLHIGILPILMAATMYIQQRLSPEPSDPMQAKVMKMLPWIFMFMFSTFPSGLIIYWAWSNILSIIQQLMIKKLDTKKV; translated from the coding sequence ATGTCAGATCAACAAAGATTAACTATAGCTGTTATACTTTCGGTTTTAATTGTATTTACTTGGCAATATTTTTTTGCTCCACCTCCTCCACCCCCTTCCGCATTTGAACAAAAAAGCGGCACAGCTGAAATTATCCCTGATTTAGAAGAAGCTAATTTATCCCAAGAAGAAATAGTAAAAGAAGGATTTAAAAATAACACCAGGGTATTAATTAATAACCAAGCAGTAAAAGGTTCGATTAATTTGGTGGGTGCAAGGATTGATGATTTAACTCTTCTGCAATATAAAGTCCATCCGGACGCAAATGATGCTAATGTTGTTTTATTTTCGCCGTCTAAAACCAGGGAAGTATATTTTGCAGAATTTGGTTGGATTAGTAATGAAGAAAATCTGGAGCTTCCGAATAAAGAGACTTTATGGAAGGCAAATAAAGCCTCGCTAAAGCAAAATGACAACATTAGTTTATCTTGGACTAATTCCCAAAATATTGAGTTTATAATTACCATTTCTTTAGATGAAAATTTTATGTTTGATATTAAACAGGAAATTAAAAATCAATCCGATAAGCCTATAAAAATCCAACCTTATTCTTTAATAAGCCGTAGTCATATTGAAAGCAAAGATAAAAATATGATTATTCATGAAGGAGCGATAGGAGTTTTCAATAATTCATTAAAAGAAATTAGCTTTGAAGACTTAAGCAGTGAGAAAAAACTTAAATATGAAAATAACATAAACTGGTTAGGTTTTTCTGATAAATATTGGCTTGCGGCAATTATCCCCCAACAAGATCAGGTTAGGAGAGGTAGTTTTATAGCGTTTAAAGATGGGGATTTGGAAAGATTTCAAGCTGACATAATTCAAAATACGCTTGAAGTAAAAAGTAATTCAAGTGCCGTACAAAACGTGAAACTTTTTGCAGGAGCTAAAAAGCTGGATTTATTGGATAAATACCAAGCGCAATATAATATCACCCTTTTTGACCGTGCAGTAGATTTCGGTATCTTATATTTTATTACTAAACCGATTTTCATTCTCCTAAGTTATTTTTATAAAATGATCGGTAACTTCGGGTTGGCTATTCTTCTTTTAACGGTAGTAATAAAGCTAATGTTATTCCCGCTTGCGTATAAAGGTTTTAGAGGAATGAATAAGCTAAAAGATTTACAACCTCAAATGCAAGCATTAAAGCAAAAGCACCAAGATGATACTATGATGTTCCAAAAATCCATAATGGAACTTTATAAAAAGGAAAAGGTTAACCCGCTTGCTGGATGTTTGCCGATTGTGTTGCAAATGCCGATATTCTTTGCCTTATATAAAGTGCTTTATGTAACCATTGAAATGCGTCATGCTCACTTTTTCGGCTGGATAAAGGATTTATCGGGAGCAGATACTACCAATATATTTAACTTATTCGGTTTAATCCCATGGGATCCGCCCGCTTTCCTGCATATCGGGATTCTCCCTATTCTGATGGCGGCAACCATGTATATTCAGCAGCGTTTAAGCCCTGAGCCTTCAGATCCGATGCAAGCTAAGGTAATGAAAATGCTGCCGTGGATATTTATGTTTATGTTCTCTACCTTCCCATCCGGGCTTATTATTTACTGGGCATGGAGTAACATACTTTCAATTATTCAACAGTTAATGATTAAAAAGCTGGATACTAAGAAAGTCTAA
- the yidD gene encoding membrane protein insertion efficiency factor YidD produces the protein MIKCILSFISQILKSFIFIFIKFYRYVISPMLPPTCRFQPTCSEYAMLAINEHGMVKGITYGLIRILKCNPLFSAGFDPVPQNKGKQKCQINKD, from the coding sequence ATGATTAAGTGCATTTTATCTTTCATATCTCAAATTTTAAAATCTTTTATATTTATATTTATTAAGTTTTACCGATATGTTATTTCTCCGATGCTTCCTCCTACCTGCAGATTCCAGCCCACTTGCTCCGAATATGCGATGCTTGCAATAAATGAGCATGGTATGGTAAAAGGAATAACTTATGGTTTAATTAGAATTTTAAAATGCAACCCGCTTTTTAGTGCAGGTTTTGACCCGGTACCACAAAACAAAGGAAAACAAAAATGTCAGATCAACAAAGATTAA
- the rnpA gene encoding ribonuclease P protein component — translation MNLERIVKTKDYSRISKNSRKLHSRSFLILYNLLMEDDLLKVGFTVSKRVGNAVKRNYCKRLIRVITKEIIKENKFKPAEIIIIARPNLIKEKYINLKNEFVKGLENLR, via the coding sequence TTGAACTTAGAAAGAATTGTAAAAACGAAAGATTATTCCAGAATCTCAAAAAACTCAAGGAAGCTTCACTCTCGAAGCTTTTTGATTTTGTACAACTTGCTTATGGAAGATGATTTATTAAAAGTCGGTTTTACAGTAAGCAAAAGGGTTGGTAACGCAGTAAAACGCAACTACTGCAAAAGACTAATCAGGGTGATTACCAAAGAAATTATTAAAGAAAATAAATTTAAGCCTGCAGAAATAATTATAATCGCAAGGCCTAATTTAATTAAAGAAAAGTATATAAATCTTAAAAACGAATTTGTTAAAGGGTTAGAAAATTTAAGATGA
- the rpmH gene encoding 50S ribosomal protein L34: MATKRTYQPSNLVKKRRGGFRARMATVGGRKVINARRAKGRHVLSA; encoded by the coding sequence ATGGCAACTAAAAGAACGTATCAGCCGAGTAATTTAGTGAAAAAACGCAGAGGCGGATTTAGAGCCAGAATGGCGACCGTAGGCGGCAGAAAAGTAATAAACGCTAGAAGAGCGAAGGGTAGACACGTTTTAAGCGCGTAA
- a CDS encoding uracil-DNA glycosylase family protein, whose product MNDAKNLLKWYVEMGVDSFLSEKPINRLKKREEKIELKVKAPEYNASREIADTCNDLEMLEQAVKAFDGCAIKKGATNTVFKDGDPKSKIMLIGEAPGANEDEQGIPFCGLSGKLLNNILLAIGLKREEVYISNTVFWRPPGNRRPTTEEIKICRPFVEKHVALVAPKLIILVGNTAVESLLDLKVSMASLRGKYFDYSNPYLSKPIKTAVIFHPAYLLRQALKKKEMWMDILKIKKEFLS is encoded by the coding sequence ATGAACGATGCAAAAAATTTATTAAAATGGTATGTGGAAATGGGTGTGGATAGTTTTCTTTCTGAAAAACCTATTAATAGGCTCAAAAAACGCGAAGAAAAAATTGAATTAAAAGTGAAAGCACCTGAGTATAATGCTTCAAGAGAAATTGCCGATACGTGTAATGATTTAGAGATGTTAGAGCAAGCAGTCAAAGCTTTTGACGGGTGTGCTATAAAGAAAGGCGCTACAAATACTGTTTTTAAAGACGGCGACCCTAAATCTAAAATTATGTTGATTGGAGAAGCACCGGGTGCTAATGAAGATGAGCAGGGAATACCGTTTTGCGGATTAAGCGGCAAATTATTAAACAATATATTACTTGCAATCGGGTTGAAGCGAGAAGAGGTATATATCAGTAATACAGTTTTTTGGCGTCCTCCGGGAAATCGGCGCCCTACAACGGAAGAAATTAAAATCTGCCGCCCTTTCGTTGAAAAGCATGTGGCTCTAGTTGCACCAAAACTTATTATACTTGTCGGCAATACCGCAGTTGAGTCTTTACTTGATTTGAAGGTATCAATGGCTTCGCTGCGGGGCAAATACTTCGATTACTCAAATCCGTATTTAAGTAAACCTATTAAAACCGCTGTAATTTTTCACCCAGCTTATTTATTAAGACAAGCTCTAAAGAAAAAAGAAATGTGGATGGATATTCTTAAAATTAAAAAAGAGTTTTTAAGCTGA
- a CDS encoding bifunctional riboflavin kinase/FAD synthetase — protein sequence MIVIKDLKNQSYKNLAVALGNFDGVHIAHQEIIKTCINYAKNHNIQSAVITFTPHPREVMNPSAKHESLITVEQKLELFERLGVDIVYLINFTPDFANIPANEFISKILVQTLQVKHVITGYNFLFGKNRRGDANLLSESAEHYNFSYQQIGKISYNYHDVSSSNIKTLMKLGAFGIVNKLLGREYSISGNVVEGNKRARMLGFPTANIALKQELFYPLYGVYLVKVEIEGKRLYGIANIGLRPTFSEVEPILEVHIFDFDGNIYDKQLKIKFLHFIRPERKFSHIDGLKTQITSDIQGAKYALKNLPGSCI from the coding sequence ATGATAGTTATCAAAGATTTAAAAAACCAAAGTTATAAAAATTTAGCTGTAGCATTGGGAAATTTTGACGGCGTACACATCGCACATCAGGAAATTATTAAAACTTGCATTAATTACGCTAAAAATCATAATATCCAATCTGCGGTAATAACTTTCACTCCCCATCCACGCGAGGTTATGAACCCTTCCGCCAAGCATGAAAGTTTAATTACAGTCGAACAAAAGCTAGAGTTGTTTGAGCGCTTAGGGGTAGATATAGTTTACTTAATTAATTTTACTCCTGATTTTGCAAATATACCGGCTAATGAATTTATCAGTAAAATATTGGTTCAGACTTTGCAGGTAAAACATGTCATAACCGGATATAATTTTCTATTCGGTAAAAATCGCCGGGGTGATGCTAATCTTCTATCCGAAAGTGCTGAACATTATAATTTTTCTTATCAGCAGATCGGTAAAATAAGTTATAATTATCATGATGTTTCTTCCTCAAATATTAAAACGCTTATGAAGCTCGGTGCATTCGGTATTGTTAATAAATTACTGGGAAGGGAATATTCCATCTCGGGAAATGTAGTAGAAGGTAATAAAAGAGCAAGAATGCTCGGGTTTCCGACAGCAAATATCGCCCTAAAGCAGGAATTGTTTTACCCGTTATACGGAGTCTATTTGGTTAAGGTTGAAATTGAAGGCAAGAGGCTATACGGTATAGCTAACATAGGTCTAAGGCCTACTTTTTCAGAAGTTGAACCGATTTTAGAAGTACATATTTTTGATTTTGATGGTAACATTTATGATAAGCAATTAAAAATAAAATTTCTTCATTTTATTAGGCCTGAAAGAAAATTTAGCCATATTGATGGCCTTAAAACCCAGATAACATCTGACATACAAGGCGCAAAGTATGCTTTAAAAAACTTACCCGGCTCATGTATTTAA
- a CDS encoding DNA translocase FtsK: MSKAKFNLNSFFLRCLGALIIVLAIFLFISFISFNAGDPSFNQVNDNEIKNLAGYYGAFIADPILQSLGFASYFIVIFLTTLGLKILTAREISFLTLRIAFLILLLPFLAACFTFIKPISSQNFISYGGFIGVFVKEELSVYFNPKHIFYSIFPIIIIVSLLTLNINYKEFKKFIIVIIRLFTYGAKLFAWAMVSLYILVRGKIAKETNETTVENQDANIEIEKPKPVLTIKNKMPRFEPKKEVLHSTPRGSSSDFQLPPTALLKEPTITSKKNQLSEAALNQNSKLLTQVLQDFGVYGNILSIRPGPVVTLYELEPSAGTKSSRVIGLADDISRSMSAISARISVIPGKNALGIELPNTNREIVYLRELMESETYVATEGKLPLVLGKNIGGDPIIADLAKMPHLLVAGTTGSGKSVAINTMVLSLLYKLSPKECQFIMIDPKMLELSVYEGIPHLLTPVVTEPKKAVAALKWVVKEMENRYRSMSILGVRNIQGFNKAIEESISKGQRLEKQIQTGFDQETGKPTFETIEMPAEPLPYIVVIVDEMADLMLVAGKDIEGYIQRLAQMARAAGIHIIMATQRPSVDVITGVIKANFPTRISFQVTSKIDSRTILGEQGAEQLLGMGDMLYMMGGGRIERVHGPFVGDKEVEMVVDYLKSQGSPKYKIEITLDEDEEGDSIINMAGGNTDDLYSQAVAIVLRDRRPTTSYLQRCLKVGYNKAASLIEKMEKEGILSPPNHTGKREILVND, from the coding sequence GTGAGTAAAGCTAAATTTAATTTAAATAGCTTTTTTTTAAGATGTTTAGGAGCACTAATCATTGTGCTTGCAATATTTTTATTTATATCCTTCATAAGTTTTAATGCAGGCGACCCTTCATTTAATCAAGTTAATGACAATGAGATTAAAAATTTAGCCGGCTACTACGGTGCCTTTATTGCCGACCCGATTTTACAATCTCTAGGCTTTGCTTCTTATTTCATAGTAATATTTTTAACTACCTTAGGGCTTAAAATACTAACTGCGAGGGAGATAAGCTTTCTTACTCTAAGAATTGCATTTCTAATATTATTACTTCCGTTTCTTGCCGCCTGTTTTACATTTATAAAGCCTATTTCTAGCCAAAACTTTATCAGTTACGGCGGGTTTATCGGAGTATTTGTCAAAGAAGAGCTTAGTGTTTATTTTAATCCTAAGCATATTTTTTATAGTATTTTCCCTATTATTATAATTGTAAGTTTGCTTACTCTAAATATTAACTACAAAGAATTTAAAAAATTTATTATTGTTATAATCAGGCTGTTCACCTATGGCGCAAAACTTTTTGCCTGGGCTATGGTTTCATTATATATTTTAGTTAGAGGAAAAATAGCTAAAGAAACAAATGAAACTACGGTAGAAAATCAAGATGCAAATATAGAAATTGAAAAACCGAAGCCTGTATTAACAATTAAAAATAAGATGCCGAGGTTTGAGCCGAAAAAAGAGGTATTACACTCTACCCCCCGGGGTAGCTCAAGTGATTTTCAACTTCCGCCTACCGCTCTTCTTAAAGAACCGACGATTACTTCCAAAAAGAATCAGTTAAGCGAAGCTGCGTTAAACCAGAACTCAAAACTTCTCACCCAAGTTCTCCAGGATTTCGGAGTTTATGGGAATATCTTAAGTATACGGCCGGGGCCGGTAGTAACATTATATGAACTTGAGCCGTCTGCCGGCACGAAATCTTCCAGAGTAATCGGGCTTGCCGATGATATTTCAAGGTCAATGAGTGCAATATCTGCACGAATCTCGGTGATACCTGGTAAAAATGCTCTTGGGATTGAATTGCCTAATACTAATAGAGAGATAGTTTACCTAAGGGAATTAATGGAAAGTGAAACCTATGTTGCAACCGAAGGTAAGCTTCCTCTGGTCTTAGGTAAAAATATCGGCGGCGACCCTATTATTGCCGATTTAGCTAAGATGCCGCACTTATTGGTTGCAGGAACTACGGGGTCGGGGAAGTCGGTCGCTATTAATACTATGGTGCTTTCATTGCTATATAAGCTTTCTCCGAAGGAATGTCAGTTTATCATGATTGATCCTAAAATGCTGGAATTATCAGTTTATGAAGGAATACCGCATCTTTTAACTCCTGTCGTAACCGAGCCTAAAAAAGCCGTAGCTGCTTTGAAATGGGTGGTTAAAGAAATGGAGAATCGCTACCGCTCGATGTCAATTTTAGGGGTAAGAAATATCCAAGGCTTTAATAAGGCTATCGAAGAGTCTATAAGTAAAGGCCAGCGTTTAGAAAAACAAATACAAACCGGGTTTGATCAAGAAACAGGCAAGCCGACATTCGAAACAATTGAAATGCCTGCCGAACCTTTGCCTTATATTGTAGTTATTGTTGATGAAATGGCTGACCTTATGCTGGTGGCAGGTAAAGATATCGAAGGGTATATTCAACGACTTGCTCAAATGGCAAGAGCAGCCGGGATTCATATTATTATGGCGACACAAAGACCATCCGTAGATGTCATCACGGGAGTAATTAAAGCTAATTTCCCAACCCGTATCAGTTTCCAGGTAACTTCCAAGATTGACAGTAGAACTATTTTGGGTGAACAGGGTGCCGAACAGCTACTCGGTATGGGAGATATGCTTTATATGATGGGCGGCGGAAGGATCGAACGTGTTCACGGCCCATTTGTAGGTGACAAGGAAGTTGAAATGGTAGTTGATTACTTAAAATCCCAGGGAAGCCCTAAATATAAGATAGAAATTACTCTTGATGAGGATGAAGAAGGGGACAGTATAATTAACATGGCAGGAGGTAATACTGATGACCTTTACTCACAAGCAGTGGCCATAGTACTAAGGGATAGAAGGCCAACCACTAGTTACCTGCAAAGGTGTTTAAAAGTCGGATATAACAAAGCCGCAAGCTTAATTGAAAAAATGGAAAAGGAAGGGATTCTCAGCCCTCCTAATCATACAGGTAAAAGAGAAATTTTGGTAAATGACTAA
- a CDS encoding ribonuclease D, whose amino-acid sequence MLITDSKILKLYCEKALSEKVMAFDTEFMRDKTYYPKLSLVQIATKDSAFAVDMLCGLDYSPLKRLLSAPNLLKVIHSARQDLELLYNFFGIIPQNLLDTQTAALFLGYKDSPSFELLAADFLDIKVSKALQFSDWLIRPLSDEQLQYAITDANLLYELFFKIEERLNKLDRFAWALEESNLIKCGSKFITPIESILNKFAGAINKESDLLRCYDLLSWREEKAKTLDVPRNYVIKEEVIIQLCHKKPVTIEELLKYKLHPNLDEENLYEILEIMQDETLDESKNEIIKNFLNNKKFIFLNKNNLFFMLKILVEVISKKLGIHEQLLATTTDILLFAHDKESRANQGWRRAAIGNFMQDLKEGKLLLGFKDGNFFISG is encoded by the coding sequence ATGTTAATTACAGATAGCAAAATATTAAAACTATACTGTGAAAAAGCTTTAAGCGAAAAAGTAATGGCTTTTGATACAGAATTTATGCGGGATAAAACTTATTATCCGAAATTATCACTAGTCCAAATAGCAACTAAGGACAGTGCTTTTGCCGTTGATATGTTATGCGGACTGGATTATTCACCGTTAAAAAGATTGCTTTCAGCTCCTAATCTATTAAAAGTAATCCATTCGGCCAGGCAGGATTTGGAATTACTGTATAACTTCTTCGGCATCATTCCCCAAAACCTGCTTGATACGCAAACTGCCGCATTGTTTCTCGGTTATAAAGACTCCCCGAGCTTCGAGTTATTAGCTGCCGACTTTTTAGATATAAAAGTCAGTAAAGCCCTGCAATTCTCTGATTGGCTTATTAGGCCGTTATCCGATGAACAGTTGCAGTACGCAATTACGGATGCGAATCTGCTTTATGAGCTATTTTTTAAAATTGAAGAGCGGCTAAATAAATTAGATAGGTTTGCATGGGCGTTAGAAGAATCTAATCTTATTAAATGCGGTAGTAAGTTTATCACTCCTATTGAGAGTATACTAAACAAATTTGCCGGCGCTATTAATAAAGAAAGTGATTTACTTAGATGCTATGATCTGCTTTCCTGGCGTGAAGAGAAGGCAAAAACATTGGATGTTCCTCGCAATTACGTGATAAAAGAAGAAGTAATTATTCAGCTTTGCCATAAAAAACCTGTAACTATAGAAGAACTTTTAAAATATAAATTACATCCGAATCTGGATGAAGAGAACTTGTATGAAATTCTGGAAATCATGCAGGATGAAACTTTAGATGAGTCTAAAAACGAAATAATTAAAAATTTTTTAAATAATAAAAAGTTTATTTTCTTAAACAAAAACAACCTTTTCTTTATGCTTAAAATTTTAGTAGAAGTTATTTCTAAGAAATTAGGAATTCATGAGCAGCTTCTTGCAACCACTACCGATATTCTTCTTTTTGCTCATGATAAAGAGTCAAGAGCCAATCAGGGATGGAGAAGAGCAGCAATAGGCAATTTTATGCAGGACTTAAAAGAAGGAAAATTATTGCTTGGTTTTAAAGATGGAAATTTTTTTATTTCCGGATAA
- a CDS encoding CCA tRNA nucleotidyltransferase codes for MTKINIPPNTPLELIRKLFNLLSEAGESRLVGGCVRDIICGKMSDDIDIATTALPEQVLKIFSKHNIKAIPTGIKHGTITGIFDKHILEITTLRKDVECFGRHATVEFTDSWEEDASRRDFTINAMSMDLEGNIYDYFGGIEDLKNNLVRFVGTAEKRIQEDYLRILRFFRFYSYFGGNNIDKESLAAVFKYAPQMATLSGERIRQEMLKIINKQYAYNTIKLMVENGVWEHLNCGSPNIEKLYSYKFCSEALINLAAIIRSTSDPILNCKNIRLRWRLSNKEMTTLEMLCSKDYELNSTDDINSKKALYFLGKQNFLMKLKLKFVEEPNEDLSKLFELAENFIIPAFPLNGRDVRRIGFEGKEIREVILNTTNAWINSNFSLKKEELLELVKTYYISRA; via the coding sequence ATGACTAAAATAAATATTCCGCCTAACACTCCTCTTGAATTGATAAGGAAGCTTTTTAACCTATTATCTGAGGCAGGCGAATCAAGATTAGTCGGCGGATGCGTTAGGGATATCATCTGCGGAAAAATGTCGGATGATATTGATATAGCAACTACAGCTCTTCCCGAACAGGTACTGAAAATCTTCTCCAAACATAATATAAAGGCTATCCCCACAGGTATTAAGCATGGGACTATTACCGGAATTTTTGATAAACATATTTTAGAAATAACTACCCTTAGAAAGGACGTTGAATGCTTCGGAAGGCATGCAACCGTAGAGTTTACCGATAGCTGGGAAGAAGATGCAAGCCGAAGGGATTTTACTATAAATGCAATGTCTATGGATTTAGAAGGTAATATTTATGATTACTTTGGAGGGATAGAAGACCTAAAAAATAATCTTGTTCGCTTTGTCGGTACTGCTGAGAAAAGAATTCAAGAAGATTATTTAAGGATTTTAAGATTTTTTAGGTTCTACTCTTATTTCGGGGGTAACAATATAGATAAAGAAAGCCTGGCCGCGGTATTCAAATATGCGCCACAAATGGCGACTCTTTCAGGTGAGCGCATTAGGCAGGAGATGCTGAAAATAATTAATAAGCAATATGCTTATAATACAATTAAGCTTATGGTTGAAAACGGGGTATGGGAACATTTAAATTGCGGGAGCCCAAATATTGAGAAACTTTATAGTTATAAATTTTGTAGTGAAGCTCTAATAAATTTAGCAGCAATTATCCGATCTACCTCTGATCCGATATTAAATTGTAAGAACATCAGATTAAGATGGAGGCTATCAAACAAAGAAATGACCACTCTTGAAATGCTTTGTTCAAAAGATTATGAGTTAAATAGCACTGATGATATAAACTCGAAGAAAGCACTTTATTTTTTAGGTAAACAAAACTTCCTAATGAAATTAAAGTTAAAATTTGTTGAAGAGCCGAATGAAGATTTAAGCAAGCTGTTTGAACTTGCTGAAAACTTTATAATTCCTGCTTTTCCATTAAACGGAAGGGATGTTAGAAGGATAGGATTCGAAGGTAAAGAAATAAGAGAAGTGATTTTAAATACAACAAATGCTTGGATTAATAGTAATTTTAGTTTAAAAAAGGAAGAGCTACTAGAGTTGGTAAAAACATATTATATCTCTAGAGCTTAA
- the pdhA gene encoding pyruvate dehydrogenase (acetyl-transferring) E1 component subunit alpha, whose product MAAKKEMKINSKLSDEQLKEAYYDMLLIRRFEEKSGQLYGMGLIGGFCHLYIGQEAIAVGVQSVLKEGDGVITSYRSHGIMLATKSDPKYVMAELLGKATGCSKGKGGSMHMFDLPKGFYGGHGIVGAQIPIGTGMAFAYKYKKTDNIAVVYFGDGAANQGQVYEAFNMAKLWDLPVLYVIENNEYGMGTSVARSSSIVELYKRGESFGIPGKRVDGMNFFSVREAVLEAVEYIRSGKGPVLLEMKTYRYRGHSMSDPGKYRSKEEVADYRENHDPLTMMAKYLEDNKIYSQEDFDLLEKKVKDAVTEAVEFAQQSPEPSEDELFKDIYA is encoded by the coding sequence ATGGCAGCTAAAAAAGAAATGAAAATAAACAGTAAATTATCCGATGAACAATTGAAGGAAGCATACTATGATATGCTTTTGATCAGAAGGTTTGAAGAGAAGTCCGGACAGCTTTACGGAATGGGGCTGATAGGAGGGTTTTGCCACCTGTATATCGGGCAAGAAGCAATAGCAGTCGGTGTACAAAGTGTGCTTAAAGAAGGTGACGGGGTAATAACCAGTTACCGTAGCCATGGAATAATGCTTGCAACAAAAAGTGATCCGAAATATGTGATGGCTGAACTACTCGGAAAAGCAACCGGTTGCTCAAAAGGAAAAGGCGGTTCAATGCATATGTTTGATCTTCCCAAAGGTTTTTATGGCGGCCATGGTATAGTTGGAGCGCAGATTCCGATCGGTACCGGAATGGCATTCGCTTATAAATATAAAAAAACAGATAATATTGCCGTTGTTTACTTTGGCGACGGGGCAGCAAACCAAGGCCAAGTCTATGAAGCTTTTAATATGGCTAAGCTTTGGGATTTACCTGTACTCTATGTGATAGAAAATAATGAATACGGGATGGGTACTTCGGTTGCAAGGTCATCAAGTATAGTTGAACTGTACAAACGTGGAGAATCATTCGGCATTCCGGGTAAAAGAGTTGACGGGATGAACTTCTTTAGCGTCAGAGAAGCGGTACTTGAAGCAGTAGAATATATAAGAAGTGGGAAAGGGCCGGTATTACTTGAGATGAAAACTTACCGTTATCGCGGGCATTCGATGTCTGACCCCGGTAAATACAGGTCTAAAGAAGAAGTAGCGGATTATAGAGAAAATCATGATCCCCTTACGATGATGGCAAAATACCTTGAGGATAATAAGATTTATAGCCAAGAAGACTTTGACTTGCTTGAGAAAAAAGTTAAGGATGCGGTTACTGAAGCGGTTGAGTTTGCCCAACAAAGCCCGGAACCGTCGGAAGATGAATTATTTAAAGATATTTACGCTTAA
- a CDS encoding flavodoxin family protein: MVKVAVIHHGNYGYTKTIAEYIALGAKEIAITVELYQSSEIEKNLSALDDANAIIFGSPTYFGSVSAEFKSFMDSTSQLWLKQKWKDKVAAAFTCANSPSGDQMSTLMQLFIFASQHSMIWAGSDLMPKMQEYNEGLEVYNKLGSWVGFGLAVRGDQGERIELEEVDIKAAKHFGKRIAKVAKKFK, from the coding sequence ATGGTAAAAGTTGCAGTAATTCATCACGGAAACTATGGATATACAAAAACTATCGCTGAGTATATAGCACTGGGTGCTAAAGAAATAGCTATAACTGTTGAGCTATATCAATCTTCGGAGATAGAGAAGAATTTAAGCGCACTTGATGATGCAAATGCTATTATCTTCGGAAGTCCGACTTACTTCGGCTCCGTCTCTGCTGAATTTAAATCCTTTATGGATTCAACTTCTCAGCTTTGGCTCAAACAGAAATGGAAAGATAAGGTAGCAGCAGCATTTACCTGTGCTAATTCTCCAAGCGGTGATCAGATGAGCACATTAATGCAACTTTTTATATTTGCTTCACAGCATAGTATGATTTGGGCAGGGTCGGACTTAATGCCTAAAATGCAAGAATATAATGAAGGTTTGGAAGTTTATAATAAGCTTGGTAGCTGGGTAGGATTCGGTTTAGCTGTAAGAGGTGATCAAGGGGAAAGAATAGAGTTGGAAGAAGTAGATATAAAAGCCGCAAAACATTTTGGTAAAAGGATAGCTAAAGTTGCTAAAAAGTTTAAATAG